A stretch of Caenorhabditis elegans chromosome IV DNA encodes these proteins:
- the col-137 gene encoding Nematode cuticle collagen N-terminal domain-containing protein (Confirmed by transcript evidence), giving the protein MEDSKKVAAETESFRKIAFAGIAISTIATLTAILAIPMLYNYMQHVSSSLQTEVDFCQHRTDGLWDEYKNFQNLQGVTGRLRRSTNKRHTGQMNRSKKMRRQNEEEEVEIVYVDEDGNEVDDQTPTAAPVAQAQVPASSFAATFSHASRAPASSGSCCSCGVGAVGPPGAPGQDGAPGNDGSSGAPGHPGQDAVDDSQAGPDSFCFDCPAGPPGPSGAPGQKGPSGAPGAPGQSGGSALPGPPGPAGSPGRSGQPGSNGNVGAPGAPGQVVDVPGAPGPAGPPGPPGPSGAPGHPGQAGSSLPGAPGPQGDAGAPGQPGAPGQQGEPGEDGESGSEGACDHCPPPRTAPGY; this is encoded by the exons atggaggATTCAAAGAAGGTGGCAGCGGAGACTGAGTCATTCCGAAAGATTGCATTTGCAG gaatcGCAATTTCCACGATTGCAACTCTGACCGCTATCTTGGCAATTCCAATGTTGTACAATTACATGCAACACGTTTCAAGTTCCCTTCAAACTGAGGTCGATTTCTGCCAACATCGGACTGATGGGCTTTGGGATGAGTACAAGAAT ttccaaAACCTGCAAGGTGTCACCGGGCGTCTTCGTCGTTCAACCAACAAACGTCATACCGGACAAATGAACCGATCGAAGAAGATGCGCCGTCAAAATGAAGAGGAAGAAGTTGAGATTGTATATGTTGACGAGGATGGGAATGAGGTGGATGATCAGACACCTACTGCTGCTCCAGTCGCTCAAGCTCAAGTCCCAGCTTCTTCATTTGCAGCCACTTTTAGCCATGCTTCAAGAGCTCCAGCTTCATCTGGATCTTGCTGCTCTTGCGGTGTGGGTGCTGTTGGACCACctggagccccaggacaagATGGAGCTCCTGGAAATGATGGATCTTCTGGAGCACCGGGACATCCTGGACAAGATGCTGTAGATGACTCTCAAGCTGGACCAGACTCATTCTGCTTTGACTGCccagctggaccaccaggaccatcCGGAGCTCCAGGACAAAAGGGACCTtcaggagcaccaggagctccaggacaaTCTGGAGGATCCGCTcttccaggaccaccaggaccagctggaTCACCTGGGCGATCAGGACAACCAGGATCCAATGGAAACGTCGGAGctccaggagccccaggacaagTCGTTGATGTTCCAGGAGCACCTGGACCtgcaggaccaccaggaccaccaggaccatcCGGAGCTCCAGGACACCCAGGACAAGCTGGATCATCCCtgccaggagccccaggaccacaaggagacgccggagcaccaggacagccaggagctccaggacaaCAAGGAGAACCAGGAGAGGACGGAGAGAGTGGATCCGAGGGAGCTTGTGATCACTGCCCACCACCAAGAACTGCTCCAGGATATTGA